The bacterium genome contains a region encoding:
- a CDS encoding amidohydrolase family protein, with protein sequence GTPASKPGANYWNPQVVPQTRADLLFQPDKDANKVLRSQGIATRLVAPAQGVIKGASALVTTGDGDGAATILKDRVALHVALTARGGFGDDDGYPGSPMGAYALVRQAFYDADWYRQAWDAYRRDRALSRPERNDALEAMQGFLGGRAPVIFDASDELYTLRADRVARELGLNAIVRGNNEEYQRLDLVAATGRPIILPVNFPKAPSVKTPEDALAVSLTSLMHWDIAPENAGRLAKAGVTIAFTSNGLKDAKEFLGGVRKAVARGLDKSAALRALTLTPAQLYGVADRLGSIAVGKAGNLVVASGDIFEDKTEVLETWVDGRRYEVKTAPVADLRGEWTVRLSDQQAPTDTVTLKLKGEPAKLSGSIVKNSKDAKLAEAAMNDARLGVSFKGDSLGWPGVVRMSATKSGEQLLGDGVWADGRAFSWSATLSRPFAPEPDTSKPKPPQMATYDVIQPMMAFGNKTQPAQQTILFRNATVWTCGPQGKIENGSVLIQGGKIAAVGQNLAAPAGAVVVDATGKHIAPGIIDCHSHSATDGGVNESGQTISAEVRIGDFINPDDDAVYRQLAGGVTAANVLHGSANTIGGQNQIIKMRWGVGPEDLKFEGAPQGIKFALGENVKQSNWGDRFNTRYPQSRMGVEQLVRDEFTAARQYKARWESWNKTKRGVPPRRDLELDAIVEILDGRRDIHCHSYRQDEILALMRVCEDFGVRIKTFQHILEGYKIADVMARHGVGGSSFSDWWAYKMEVVDAIPYNGALMHNAGVVVSFNSDSNELARRLNTEAAKAMKYGGVSAEDALKFVTLNPAIQLGIQGRVGSLEVGKDADLAVWSDSPLSAMAVCEQTWVDGRKYFDREDDARRRAELTTMRATLIQKILDSGDEGEGGGGERKRMWPRHDIFCGFHDDEEEE encoded by the coding sequence GGCACCCCCGCCAGCAAGCCCGGCGCAAACTATTGGAATCCCCAGGTCGTCCCCCAGACGCGTGCCGATCTTCTCTTCCAACCGGACAAAGATGCCAACAAGGTTCTCCGTTCGCAGGGAATCGCGACGCGACTGGTTGCCCCCGCGCAGGGCGTGATCAAGGGCGCCAGCGCGCTGGTGACCACCGGCGACGGCGACGGCGCCGCGACCATTCTCAAGGACCGTGTGGCGCTGCACGTCGCGCTGACCGCCCGCGGCGGCTTTGGCGACGATGATGGTTACCCCGGATCGCCGATGGGGGCCTACGCCCTGGTGCGGCAGGCCTTCTATGACGCCGACTGGTACCGTCAGGCGTGGGATGCCTACCGGCGCGATCGCGCGTTGTCGCGGCCGGAGCGCAACGATGCGCTGGAGGCCATGCAGGGATTTCTCGGTGGGCGGGCGCCGGTGATCTTCGATGCCTCCGATGAGCTTTACACGCTGCGCGCCGACCGTGTCGCGCGCGAATTAGGCCTCAACGCCATCGTGCGCGGCAACAACGAGGAATACCAGCGCCTCGACTTGGTCGCCGCAACCGGGCGGCCCATCATCCTGCCGGTCAACTTCCCCAAGGCGCCGTCGGTGAAGACCCCCGAAGACGCTCTCGCCGTTTCACTCACCTCGCTCATGCACTGGGACATCGCGCCGGAAAACGCCGGTCGTTTGGCGAAGGCGGGCGTGACCATTGCGTTTACCTCAAACGGCTTGAAGGACGCCAAGGAGTTTCTGGGCGGGGTGCGCAAGGCGGTCGCGCGCGGCCTCGACAAGAGCGCGGCGTTGCGCGCGCTCACGCTGACGCCGGCGCAATTGTATGGTGTCGCCGACCGTCTCGGCTCCATCGCCGTCGGCAAGGCCGGCAATCTCGTGGTCGCCTCCGGGGACATCTTCGAAGACAAGACCGAGGTGCTCGAAACCTGGGTCGATGGCCGTCGCTACGAGGTCAAGACCGCGCCGGTCGCCGATCTGCGCGGCGAGTGGACGGTGCGTCTGTCCGACCAGCAGGCGCCGACCGACACCGTGACGCTCAAGCTCAAAGGCGAGCCCGCCAAGCTCTCCGGCAGCATCGTTAAAAACAGCAAGGACGCCAAGCTCGCCGAAGCGGCGATGAACGATGCCCGTCTCGGTGTCTCCTTCAAAGGCGATTCGCTGGGCTGGCCGGGGGTGGTGCGGATGAGCGCCACCAAGTCGGGAGAGCAGTTGCTCGGCGATGGTGTCTGGGCCGACGGGCGCGCCTTCAGCTGGAGCGCGACGCTGTCCAGGCCTTTCGCCCCCGAGCCGGACACCAGCAAGCCGAAGCCGCCGCAGATGGCGACCTACGATGTCATCCAGCCGATGATGGCATTCGGCAACAAAACGCAGCCGGCGCAGCAGACCATCCTGTTCCGCAACGCCACGGTCTGGACCTGCGGACCGCAGGGCAAAATAGAGAATGGCTCGGTCTTGATCCAGGGCGGCAAGATCGCGGCGGTGGGACAGAACCTGGCCGCGCCCGCCGGCGCCGTGGTTGTCGACGCCACCGGCAAGCATATCGCGCCGGGCATCATCGACTGCCATTCGCACAGCGCCACCGACGGCGGCGTCAACGAGTCCGGCCAGACGATCAGCGCGGAAGTGCGCATCGGCGACTTTATCAATCCCGACGACGATGCCGTCTACCGCCAACTGGCCGGAGGCGTGACCGCCGCGAATGTCCTGCACGGTTCGGCCAACACCATCGGCGGGCAGAACCAGATCATCAAAATGCGCTGGGGCGTCGGGCCGGAAGACCTCAAGTTCGAGGGCGCGCCGCAGGGCATCAAGTTCGCCCTCGGCGAGAATGTCAAGCAGAGCAATTGGGGGGACCGCTTCAACACGCGCTACCCGCAATCGCGCATGGGTGTCGAACAGCTGGTGCGCGATGAATTCACCGCCGCCCGCCAGTACAAGGCGCGCTGGGAATCCTGGAACAAAACCAAGCGGGGTGTCCCGCCCCGGCGCGATCTGGAGTTGGACGCCATTGTCGAAATCCTCGATGGCCGCCGCGACATCCATTGCCATTCGTATCGCCAGGATGAAATTCTGGCGCTCATGCGCGTCTGCGAGGACTTCGGCGTCCGCATCAAGACCTTCCAGCACATCCTCGAAGGATACAAGATCGCCGACGTGATGGCCCGGCATGGAGTCGGGGGGTCGTCATTCTCCGATTGGTGGGCCTATAAGATGGAGGTGGTCGACGCCATCCCCTACAACGGCGCGCTGATGCACAACGCCGGCGTCGTGGTCTCGTTCAACTCCGACTCCAACGAACTGGCGCGCCGCTTGAACACCGAGGCGGCCAAAGCGATGAAATACGGCGGCGTGTCGGCGGAAGACGCGCTGAAGTTTGTCACGCTCAATCCCGCCATCCAACTGGGCATCCAGGGGCGGGTCGGGTCGCTGGAGGTCGGCAAAGACGCCGATCTGGCGGTCTGGAGTGATTCGCCGCTGTCGGCCATGGCGGTCTGCGAGCAGACCTGGGTCGACGGCCGCAAGTACTTCGATCGCGAAGACGATGCCCGTCGCCGCGCGGAACTGACCACAATGCGCGCCACGCTCATCCAGAAAATCCTCGATTCCGGCGATGAGGGAGAAGGCGGCGGCGGCGAACGCAAACGTATGTGGCCCCGTCACGACATCTTCTGCGGCTTCCACGACGACGAGGAGGAAGAGTAG
- a CDS encoding PQQ-dependent sugar dehydrogenase gives MLLINARRLPGALGILTLALWAVPTPAAGATAVQVAGNLLRPLYVTQAPGDFERLFIVEQNGRIRILLNGVVLDSAFLNVDPISSCCGERGLLGLAFHPDYQNNGYFYINYTNTLGNTVIARYSVSGDPNIADPGSGVTIKTYTQPEANHNGGCLQFGPDGMLYVSSGDGGGSNDQHGATGNGQNLNTLLGKILRLDVDTTSPYVPADNPFVGLANHREEIWAYGVRNPWRFAFDRLTGDMYMADVGQDAREEINFEPDSAVGGRNYGWRCMEGTNCTGLTGCTCNGPTLTLPIHEYPHQAACQSITGGYVYRGCALPELEGHYFYAEYCTGQIWSFRYDGATKTDSTEWTATLDPAGFDEIVAVSSFGQDLLGELYICDYGDGEVYKIVPDAFTDCNANLVPDSCEIAAGMAADVNGNQIPDDCECACPCAGDPACDGVRVNVLDVVETVNVAFRGAAPTSDTFCPYERSDVDCTGATTVTDVVRVVNVAFRGGLPQTEFCAPCP, from the coding sequence ATGCTTCTCATCAACGCGCGACGTTTGCCTGGCGCCCTGGGCATCCTGACGTTGGCGCTCTGGGCCGTGCCGACGCCGGCGGCCGGCGCGACCGCAGTGCAAGTCGCCGGCAACCTGCTGCGCCCGCTCTATGTTACGCAAGCGCCCGGGGACTTCGAGCGGCTGTTCATTGTTGAACAAAATGGCCGGATCCGGATTCTCCTGAACGGCGTGGTGCTCGACTCCGCCTTTCTCAATGTCGACCCGATTTCCAGTTGCTGCGGCGAGCGCGGCCTGCTCGGGCTGGCCTTTCATCCCGATTACCAGAACAACGGGTACTTTTACATCAATTACACCAACACGCTCGGCAACACCGTCATCGCGCGCTACTCGGTCTCGGGCGATCCCAACATCGCCGATCCTGGCAGCGGCGTCACGATCAAGACCTACACGCAACCCGAAGCAAATCACAACGGCGGCTGCCTGCAATTCGGACCCGACGGCATGCTCTATGTTTCCTCCGGCGACGGCGGCGGATCCAACGACCAGCACGGCGCCACCGGCAACGGGCAGAATCTGAACACGCTACTGGGGAAGATTCTCCGGCTCGACGTTGATACCACCAGTCCCTATGTGCCGGCCGACAATCCGTTTGTCGGCCTGGCCAATCATCGCGAAGAGATCTGGGCCTACGGGGTGCGCAACCCATGGCGCTTCGCATTCGATCGCCTGACCGGCGACATGTACATGGCCGATGTCGGGCAGGATGCGCGCGAGGAGATCAATTTCGAGCCCGACAGCGCGGTGGGCGGACGCAACTACGGCTGGCGCTGCATGGAAGGCACCAACTGCACCGGTCTCACGGGCTGCACGTGCAACGGCCCGACGCTGACGCTCCCGATCCATGAGTACCCGCACCAGGCCGCCTGCCAGTCGATTACCGGCGGGTATGTGTACCGCGGCTGCGCCCTGCCGGAACTGGAGGGCCACTACTTCTATGCGGAGTATTGCACCGGACAGATCTGGAGTTTCCGCTACGACGGCGCGACCAAGACCGATTCGACGGAATGGACCGCGACATTGGATCCGGCCGGCTTCGATGAGATTGTGGCGGTCTCCTCTTTCGGCCAGGACCTCCTGGGCGAACTCTACATCTGCGACTATGGCGACGGCGAAGTTTACAAGATCGTGCCCGACGCTTTCACCGACTGCAACGCCAACCTGGTGCCCGACAGTTGCGAGATCGCCGCGGGGATGGCCGCCGACGTGAACGGCAATCAGATTCCCGATGACTGCGAGTGCGCCTGCCCGTGCGCCGGCGACCCCGCCTGCGACGGCGTCCGCGTCAATGTGCTCGATGTCGTGGAGACGGTGAATGTCGCATTCCGCGGCGCGGCGCCGACCTCCGACACATTTTGCCCATACGAGCGCAGTGACGTGGACTGCACCGGCGCGACGACGGTCACCGATGTCGTGCGCGTGGTCAATGTCGCCTTCCGCGGCGGCCTGCCACAGACCGAATTCTGCGCGCCCTGCCCGTGA
- a CDS encoding amidohydrolase family protein: MRRQDLILTLTMAAILPTLASAAVPTPAPPQSQPIALVGGTIHTVDGPDIANGTIVFENGRITALGASVTVPANAERIDCAGKHIYPSLIDANTSIGLTEVGSVRATNDASETGTINPNVKAEVAVNPESEIIPVTRSNGVLLVLSSPSGGVISGTSALLRLDGWTWEDLTAQAPVAMHINWPRMRPFTAWWNQESDETQLERRDQQLRAVRQAFADARAYRAARQAGGTPPAFDARWEAMIPVLDGRLPVIIEADDIQQIQAAVAFAESEKLKVTIRGGYDAPLCAALLKANDIAVIVDGIHRLPTRDDDPYDAPFTVPARLHQAGIRFCVTGGGGASNVRNLPYHAATAASFGLPRDEALKAITLYPAQILGVADRYGSLAIGKQATLLVADGDILDIPTHVVDAYIDGRRIDLTDKQKVLWEKYKEKYRRQGIQN, encoded by the coding sequence ATGCGACGCCAAGACCTGATTCTGACACTGACGATGGCGGCGATCCTCCCGACGTTGGCGTCGGCGGCGGTGCCGACGCCCGCTCCGCCGCAGAGCCAGCCGATCGCGTTGGTCGGCGGCACGATCCACACCGTCGATGGGCCGGACATCGCCAACGGCACCATCGTCTTCGAGAATGGCCGGATCACGGCGCTGGGCGCCAGTGTCACCGTGCCCGCCAACGCCGAGCGCATCGATTGCGCCGGAAAGCACATATACCCCAGTCTGATCGACGCCAACACCAGCATCGGCCTGACGGAAGTCGGGTCGGTGCGGGCCACCAACGACGCCAGCGAGACCGGCACGATCAATCCCAATGTCAAAGCCGAGGTCGCGGTCAATCCTGAAAGCGAGATCATTCCGGTGACGCGCTCCAATGGCGTCCTTTTGGTCTTGTCCTCGCCCTCCGGCGGCGTCATCTCCGGCACCTCCGCGCTTCTGCGTCTGGATGGCTGGACCTGGGAGGATCTGACCGCCCAGGCGCCGGTCGCCATGCACATCAACTGGCCGCGCATGCGGCCCTTCACCGCCTGGTGGAACCAGGAATCGGATGAGACGCAACTGGAGCGTCGCGACCAGCAATTGCGCGCGGTGCGTCAGGCCTTCGCCGATGCCCGCGCCTATCGGGCGGCGCGCCAGGCCGGCGGAACACCGCCCGCGTTCGATGCCCGCTGGGAGGCGATGATCCCGGTCCTGGATGGACGCTTGCCGGTGATCATCGAGGCCGACGACATCCAGCAGATCCAGGCGGCCGTCGCCTTTGCGGAGAGCGAAAAGCTCAAAGTCACGATCCGCGGCGGCTATGACGCGCCACTCTGCGCCGCACTGCTCAAGGCCAACGACATCGCGGTCATCGTCGACGGCATTCACCGTCTGCCCACCCGCGACGATGATCCGTATGATGCCCCCTTCACCGTGCCGGCGCGTCTGCACCAGGCCGGCATCCGCTTCTGCGTCACCGGCGGCGGGGGGGCCTCCAACGTGCGCAATCTGCCCTATCATGCCGCCACCGCGGCGTCGTTCGGCCTGCCGCGCGATGAGGCGCTCAAGGCGATCACGCTCTACCCGGCGCAGATCCTTGGCGTCGCCGATCGCTATGGCTCGCTGGCGATTGGCAAGCAGGCGACCCTGCTGGTCGCCGACGGCGACATCCTCGATATTCCCACCCACGTGGTCGACGCCTACATCGATGGACGCCGCATCGATCTGACCGACAAGCAGAAGGTGCTCTGGGAAAAGTACAAAGAGAAGTATCGCCGGCAGGGCATTCAGAACTAG
- a CDS encoding MBL fold metallo-hydrolase produces the protein MINLAFHGAAQTVTGSRYLVRAGRETLLIDCGMFQGLKELRLRNWEPPDFDLAGLDAIVLTHAHTDHTAYLPRLHRLGFRGKVYCSAATAKLTEIILLDAAELQEEDAQYLNKKGASKHKPAQPLFDVSDAKAVIKLLRPVKMNAEHRLSPHFAFTLRPVGHILGACSVRLAIRDGNRARVIYFSGDVGRFDSPLLPDPLPPEPADYLVMESTYGDRLHGDHDSAEQLAELVDRIVANRGVLLIPAFAVGRAQQVVYLLHRLQDEKRIPRIPIHVDSPMALDATEIFYQFPELHRLDVAHHGGDGGMFSRNITYHRTRDESKAINALGGPRVIISASGMLTGGRVLHHLMQRMGHPENIIALAGFQAAGTRGRDLVEGRRVLRFHGREHEVRAQVAEIDGLSGHADYAELMRWLKPLATAPERVFVTHGEPIPAAAMVRRLGDERQFAAVAPAMGDTFEL, from the coding sequence ATGATCAATCTGGCATTCCATGGCGCCGCGCAGACGGTGACCGGCTCCCGTTATCTGGTGCGCGCCGGCCGCGAGACGCTGCTGATCGATTGCGGGATGTTCCAGGGCCTGAAGGAACTGCGTCTGCGGAACTGGGAACCGCCGGATTTCGATCTGGCCGGGCTGGACGCCATTGTCCTGACCCATGCGCACACCGACCACACGGCGTATCTGCCGCGTCTGCACCGATTGGGATTTCGCGGCAAGGTCTACTGTTCGGCGGCCACCGCCAAACTGACCGAAATCATCCTTCTGGATGCCGCGGAACTGCAGGAAGAAGACGCCCAGTACCTGAACAAGAAGGGCGCCTCCAAGCACAAGCCCGCCCAACCGCTGTTCGATGTCTCCGACGCCAAGGCCGTGATCAAACTGCTGCGGCCGGTGAAAATGAACGCCGAGCACCGTCTCTCGCCCCATTTTGCCTTCACGCTGCGCCCGGTGGGGCACATCCTCGGCGCCTGCTCGGTGCGATTGGCCATCCGGGACGGGAATCGTGCCCGTGTGATCTACTTCAGCGGCGATGTGGGCCGTTTCGACTCGCCCCTGCTGCCCGATCCCTTGCCGCCCGAGCCCGCCGACTATCTGGTCATGGAGTCAACCTATGGCGACCGTCTGCACGGCGATCACGACTCGGCCGAGCAACTGGCCGAACTGGTCGACCGGATTGTGGCCAACCGCGGGGTGCTGTTGATCCCCGCTTTCGCGGTCGGACGGGCCCAGCAGGTGGTGTACCTCCTGCACAGGTTGCAGGATGAGAAGCGCATCCCGCGCATCCCGATCCATGTCGACAGTCCGATGGCGCTGGACGCCACCGAGATATTCTACCAGTTTCCCGAATTGCACCGGCTGGATGTCGCCCATCACGGCGGCGACGGAGGAATGTTTTCCCGCAACATCACCTATCATCGCACGCGCGACGAGTCCAAGGCGATCAACGCGCTCGGGGGACCGCGGGTGATCATCTCCGCCAGCGGCATGCTCACCGGCGGGCGTGTCCTGCATCACCTGATGCAGCGCATGGGTCATCCGGAAAACATCATCGCGCTGGCGGGATTCCAGGCGGCGGGCACACGCGGACGCGATCTGGTCGAAGGCCGGCGGGTGTTGCGCTTCCACGGACGCGAGCATGAGGTCCGTGCCCAGGTGGCCGAGATCGACGGATTGTCGGGGCATGCCGATTACGCCGAATTGATGCGCTGGCTAAAGCCGCTGGCGACGGCGCCCGAACGGGTGTTCGTCACGCACGGCGAGCCGATCCCGGCGGCGGCGATGGTCCGGCGGCTGGGCGACGAACGCCAATTCGCCGCCGTGGCGCCGGCCATGGGCGATACCTTCGAATTGTAG
- a CDS encoding cytidylate kinase-like family protein, which translates to MTSIEALIDRQLTRRQLLERAQLARPPAGEVKPARLRVITVSRETGSGGRTLAGRLAQALKYEFIDRQIVDQLVEDTGARERLIASLDERTRNGVVLWVEGILTGRYIDRSEYTHALCKTITTLAEHGDAVILGRGANVILGPRGGLHVRVVAPPEMRVQNLMRHMGMTPRQAQEHVKLNDEDRRRFYADVLHADIDNPNDYHMVINTGRVSLDVAQELVLLAWEKYLKS; encoded by the coding sequence ATGACATCGATCGAGGCCCTGATCGACCGCCAACTGACCCGCCGTCAACTGCTGGAACGCGCGCAACTGGCGCGTCCCCCGGCTGGCGAGGTGAAGCCGGCCCGGCTCAGGGTGATCACCGTGTCGCGGGAAACCGGCTCCGGCGGCCGTACGCTCGCCGGACGGCTGGCCCAGGCGCTCAAGTACGAATTCATTGACCGGCAAATCGTCGACCAGCTGGTCGAAGACACCGGCGCGCGCGAGCGACTGATCGCCTCGCTCGATGAGCGCACCCGCAACGGGGTGGTGCTCTGGGTGGAGGGCATTCTGACCGGACGGTACATCGACCGTTCGGAATACACCCACGCTCTGTGCAAGACCATCACGACACTGGCCGAGCACGGCGATGCCGTCATTCTCGGCCGCGGCGCCAATGTCATTCTCGGGCCGCGCGGCGGGCTGCATGTTCGCGTCGTCGCCCCGCCCGAAATGCGGGTCCAGAATCTGATGCGGCATATGGGCATGACTCCCCGCCAGGCGCAGGAGCATGTCAAACTCAACGACGAGGACCGTCGGCGTTTCTATGCGGACGTGCTCCACGCCGACATCGATAACCCCAACGACTATCACATGGTGATCAACACCGGGCGTGTCAGTCTCGACGTGGCGCAGGAATTGGTGCTGCTGGCATGGGAGAAGTACCTGAAATCGTAG
- a CDS encoding DUF4388 domain-containing protein — protein sequence MKKKQRLDAILKQHGWVTDEQIQQGLRFQQRAGMRWGSTLVGLGIITETQLVAALSEQFGTPVWDPAKVTPDPGALRLFRESWLRKRSVMPLAFEPSGRVLKVAMADPHNSMLADEVRFHASAKSVQVFVAPQITLQRMWDRFYGVPSEASQMQPASDAPSGPRSAGLNLNFAISAGNAVVEEWTGSVEPRPTARVLLWLTQPFVAKLLKSLLEFERCQVESWDCRTIPTEDWDYIIYDDDNAQSHPDSLAKLRREIPRLQLVPRPSWTSALLRTPLSYERMREGYIQVAEFAARRLSPAVAQSGGDAARYALAMARLLPLTPFEVDTLTVACALTPLFDIPGVTAPERVALAREIGCPYPVAELLQAVATPFDQSNAAPGQSTAESPFAARVYAVVAAFLRERQTRMIATIEEAGQFSEWLRRESGKTYDPMAVEALLRVVREEILEGFLPPGPAEVLLVADHSMEWSHLSLLLENEGWRVVTASGASEARSLTERRHPDAVVWAAAGGLDWIRWQTQAAPGITNFLLLEEFDAAIARAALEAGFEDVWGGNWDAGVAAAKLRRAIERRPHLPARTHTVTGSLAQLPFIDMVQILAAGSRSVRIELHKGKASARIILWQGQIRFAEAAGQLGEQAIYEVLNWHDATFALSPVETMPETNCHLPNEAMLLEGCRLLDERLRNEQSGPIVAAPTDA from the coding sequence ATGAAGAAGAAACAACGACTCGACGCCATCCTGAAACAACACGGCTGGGTTACCGATGAGCAGATCCAGCAGGGGCTGCGCTTCCAACAGCGGGCCGGCATGCGCTGGGGCTCGACGCTGGTTGGATTGGGCATCATCACCGAAACCCAGCTGGTGGCGGCGCTTTCGGAGCAGTTTGGCACGCCGGTGTGGGACCCGGCCAAGGTGACCCCCGATCCCGGCGCGCTGCGGCTGTTCCGCGAGAGTTGGCTGCGCAAGCGCTCGGTGATGCCGCTGGCGTTCGAGCCGTCCGGCCGCGTGCTGAAAGTGGCGATGGCGGATCCGCACAACTCGATGCTGGCCGACGAAGTGCGTTTTCACGCCAGCGCCAAGTCGGTGCAGGTCTTTGTCGCGCCGCAAATCACGCTCCAGCGGATGTGGGACAGATTCTACGGCGTTCCGTCGGAGGCCTCGCAGATGCAGCCGGCGTCCGACGCGCCTTCCGGGCCGCGGTCCGCGGGGTTGAACCTCAACTTCGCCATCAGCGCCGGCAACGCGGTGGTGGAAGAGTGGACGGGGTCGGTCGAACCGCGGCCGACCGCCCGGGTCCTCCTGTGGCTGACCCAGCCCTTTGTCGCCAAACTCCTGAAGTCGCTTCTGGAGTTTGAGCGCTGCCAGGTGGAGAGCTGGGACTGCCGCACCATCCCCACGGAGGATTGGGATTACATCATCTACGATGACGACAACGCCCAGTCGCACCCCGATAGTCTGGCGAAACTGCGGCGCGAGATCCCGCGCCTCCAGTTGGTGCCGCGTCCTTCGTGGACATCGGCGCTGTTGCGCACGCCGCTGTCGTATGAACGCATGCGCGAAGGGTACATCCAGGTGGCCGAATTTGCGGCGCGGCGGTTGTCGCCGGCCGTGGCGCAGTCCGGCGGCGATGCCGCCCGCTATGCGCTGGCCATGGCGCGGCTCTTGCCGTTGACCCCTTTCGAGGTCGACACTCTGACGGTCGCCTGCGCGCTTACGCCGCTTTTCGACATCCCCGGTGTGACCGCGCCGGAACGCGTGGCTCTGGCACGGGAAATCGGTTGTCCCTACCCGGTCGCGGAATTGCTGCAGGCCGTCGCGACGCCCTTTGACCAGTCCAACGCCGCGCCGGGGCAATCGACCGCCGAATCGCCTTTCGCCGCCCGTGTCTATGCCGTGGTCGCCGCCTTTCTGCGTGAACGTCAGACCAGGATGATCGCGACGATTGAGGAGGCCGGGCAGTTCAGCGAATGGCTGCGGCGCGAGTCGGGCAAGACCTACGATCCGATGGCGGTGGAGGCGCTCTTGCGGGTCGTGCGCGAGGAGATTCTCGAAGGTTTTCTCCCCCCCGGCCCGGCGGAAGTGCTGCTGGTTGCCGATCATTCGATGGAATGGAGCCACCTGAGCCTGCTTTTGGAAAACGAGGGCTGGCGCGTGGTCACCGCAAGTGGGGCATCGGAGGCGCGCTCTTTGACCGAGCGTCGCCATCCCGATGCCGTGGTCTGGGCGGCGGCCGGCGGACTGGACTGGATTCGCTGGCAAACTCAGGCCGCGCCGGGCATCACCAATTTCCTGCTGCTGGAGGAGTTCGACGCGGCCATTGCCCGCGCCGCGCTCGAGGCCGGCTTCGAGGATGTCTGGGGCGGCAATTGGGATGCCGGGGTCGCGGCGGCCAAATTGCGCCGCGCCATCGAGCGCCGTCCACATTTGCCGGCGCGCACCCACACGGTGACCGGCAGTCTCGCCCAGTTACCATTCATCGACATGGTCCAGATTCTCGCCGCCGGATCGCGCAGCGTGCGCATCGAACTGCACAAGGGCAAAGCCAGCGCCCGCATCATCCTCTGGCAGGGGCAGATCCGCTTCGCCGAGGCGGCCGGACAGCTGGGCGAGCAGGCCATCTATGAGGTGCTGAACTGGCACGACGCGACCTTCGCATTATCGCCGGTGGAGACCATGCCGGAAACCAACTGCCACCTGCCCAATGAAGCGATGCTTCTGGAGGGCTGCCGCCTGCTGGACGAGCGTTTGCGCAACGAGCAAAGCGGGCCGATTGTGGCCGCGCCGACCGACGCCTGA